CAGGAGAACTATCTGTTTTCTGCGGTGCAATGCTTGGAGCCTGTCTTGGATTTTTATGGTATAATTCATATCCTGCTGAAGTTTTCATGGGTGATGTAGGTTCTTTAAGTCTTGGAGGAGCTCTTGGAACGCTGGCGGTAATAACAAAACATGAGATAGTTCTTGCTCTGGTTGGTGGTATATTTGTCGTTGAAGCTCTATCTGTTATTCTTCAGGTTGGCTATTTTAAACTGACCAATGGAAAGAGAATCTTTCGTATGGCACCACTACACCATCATTTTGAATTGAAAAAATGGCCAGAACCTAAGGTTATTGTAAGATTCTGGATAATAGGAATTATACTTGCTCTTTTAAGTCTTTTAACTTTAAAACTGAGGTGAGCCAATGAAAATTAAGTCTAAAAAGTTAGGATTTATAATTTTTATATTTATCTTTTGTTTATTTGTTTCTAATTCCTATTCTCAGACTAATGAGATTAATGCTCCCAGTGCGGTTGCAGTAGATGCACAAACAGGAAGAATTCTTTATGGTAAAAACCCTCACTTAAAACTTCCTCCAGCAAGTACAACAAAACTTGTAACAGCTATGGTTGCTCTTGAGCATCTTGATCCTGAAAAAAAAGTAACCATATCAAAAAAAGCAGCTAAAACCCAAAGTGTATCACCAAGACTAATGGAAGGAGAAGTTTATACCGTTAGAGATCTTATCTATCTTGCTTTAATGCGTTCCGTAAACTCTGCGGCAGTTGCATTGGCAGAAGCTTCAGCAGGAAGTGAACAAGATTTTGTTAAATTAATGAATATAAAAGTTCAGAAAATTGGAGCAAAAGATACGAAATTTATTAATGCCAGTGGATTACCAGGTAAAGGGCAGTACACAACAGTTTATGATCTGACAAAAATAATATCTCATGCACTTGCTTATCCATTGATAAAGGAAGCTGTAAATACCAGGGTTTATTTAGTAAGATCCCAGGATGGGAAAGAACATTTCATTCAGAATACAAATCATTTGTTGTGGTCAGAGGATAATATGATAGGTGGTAAAACAGGATACACAAGAAGTGCAAAACATTGTTTTGTCAGTGCCAATAGAGTAAATGGAAGAGTTATCTATACAGCAATTCTCGGAGACAGCAATAGGGAAAACCTATGGAGGGATACTCAACAGCTGATAGCTCAGGCAGAGGATGTTCTTACAGGGAAGCAGGAGCCTGTTGTAAAGCTTTCTTCAGAGTCAGTAGTTCCTGTTTCTTATAAGAGTAAGCAAAAATTAACAAAAAAAGCAAAAACAACTAAGTTGAAAAAAACTTCTAAAAAGGTGACAAAAAATGCAAAGGCTAATAAAAGAACTATCTGAGGTAAAAAATAAAAATATAGCAATTGTAGGTCTTGGAAAAAGTGGATTAGCAGTAGCTCATCTACTATCCTATCTGGGAGCAGAATTGGTGATAAACGATAAAAAAAGGGAAGAAGAGATTTTAGATGATTTAGCCTCAATAAGGGGTTCTATAAAAAGAGTAGCAGGAGGTGGACATCCACCAGATGTTCTTGAGGGCGTTGACTTTGTCGTAGTAAGTCCGGGAGTTCCTTTAAACACTCCATCAATTGTTTCAGCGATATATAAAGGAATTCCAGTTATAGGTGATATAGAGATTAGCTGGCAGATACTAAATTTAATAAAGCCAGATGTGAAGATAATAGGAATTACAGGGTCTAATGGAAAATCTACAACCTCTACGCTGGTGTATGAATTTTTAAAAAAAGACGGTAAAAAAGTTTGTTTATCAGGAAATATTGGATATCCAATGGCAGATGCTGTTTTTAGAGTTTTAAACAAAGAGGTTGATTTTGACTACTTTGTTCTGGAACTGTCAAGTTTTCAGCTTGAAGGTATAAAAAGCTTTAAACCAGACTTTGCAGCGATCCTTAACATCACTCCAGATCATATGGATAGGTATTCAGGAATGAGGGAATACATTGAAGCTAAAGCAAAAATCTTTCAGAATCATGATAAAGATAGCTATCTCATCCTTAATATGGATGATAAAAATACAGTTTCTGTAATTGAGTATTTAAGAGGTGTTTATTTAAGAAAAGGTAGACTTCCCCATATTCTCTATTTCAGCAGATATCAAAAGGTTTACGGAGCTTATTTAATAGATAATCAGGTTAGATTCAATCCAAGAGAGGAGTTTCCAGAGAGTGTATTTTCAGAGATGGAAAAGACAGTACTCTCTGTAGATACTTTCAGAATAAAGGGCGTTCACAACATTGAAAACATAATGGCAGCATCTCTTTTAGCTCTCTGTGCTGGCTGCAAGGGAGAAAGCATTAAAGAGGTGGTTAAAGAATTCCCAGGACTTCCACACAGGATGGAGTATGTTAGAGAAATAGATGGAGTGCTTTATGTGAATGATTCAAAAGGAACCAATGTTGATGCAGTAGTAAAATCTCTTGAGAGTTTTCCTGGAAATGTCATTTTAATTGCCGGTGGTAGAGATAAAGATGGAGATTTTACAAGATTAAGAGAGATTGTAAAGGAAAAAGTAAAGTCTTTGGTGCTTATTGGTGAGGCAAAGGAAAAGATAGCTAATGCTTTAGGTGATCTTGTTCCTTATTATTTTGAAAAGGATATGAGATCTGCTGTGCTTAAAGCAAAGGAGATTGCTGAACCTAATGATATTGTACTTCTTTCTCCTGGATGTGCAAGCTTTGATATGTTTAAAAACTTTGAACATAGAGGTGAAGTATTTAAAGAGATTGTGAAGTCTTTATGAAGGTAGTCATGAAAAAAAACTCTATTGATAAAACACTTATAGTTATAGTCATTTTACTTATCGTAATTGGACTTATTGCAGTTTACAGCTCAACTTCTGTTTTATCCTCTATTAAAGCAAAATATGCAGATAAAGGGGGAATGATTTATTTACAGAGACAGCTTTTCACATTAATCGTAGGTTTTTTCTTTATGATCCTGTTTATTTTTTTATCACCGGAAAAACTAAGAAAACTTGTTTTTCCATTGCTTATTATTTCTTTTTTAATGCTTTTAGCAGTTTTTACCTCCTTGGGAGTTACCGCAGGAGGAGCTCGGCGGTGGATCAGGCTCTGGCCCAGTTCTTTTCAACCTTCAGAACTTGTAAAGCTTGCAATGGTTTTTTTTCTTGCCTGGTACATGAGTAGAGAGAGCTATAACAAAGACAGTATTAAGCATTTTATTATTCCCATAGCTTTGATGGGTATTTTTCAACTGATTTTTTTAAAGCAACCTGATTTTGGGGCAGCTATGACACTTGGAATAATTACTTTTGTAATGCTTTTTATTGGAGGTGTGAGATTACATTATCTTCTGGCTACATCTTTATTAGCGATTCCGGTTGTAATTTATCTTGCTAGGGAACCTTATAGATGGAAAAGAATTACTTCCTTTCTTGACCCTTGGGCTGACCCTCAGGGTAGCGGATTTCAGCTTGTTCAGTCATTAATTGCTCTTGGAAGTGGAGGACTTACAGGACAGGGACTTGGAGAAGGTAAGCAAAAGCTTGCTTTTTTACCTGAGATACACACAGATTTTATATTTGCTCACATTGGAGAAGAAATGGGATTTATTGGCGCTGTTTCTGTGGTTATTTTGTTTTTTTTGATATGTGTGAGAGGATTTAGTATTGCTACAAGACAGTCAGAGCCTTTTAATTATTTTCTTGCATTAGGAATTACAATAATGATTTCAATTCAGGCATTGATAAACTTTGCAGTTGTTACTGGTATGGCACCAACAAAAGGGCTTCCACTTCCTTTTATCAGTTATGGAGGTTCTTCTCTGGTTGTCAATCTTATGGGTGTGGGAATTTTACTTAATCTCTCAAGATACAGTTCAACTGTAAGTGTGCCAGAAGTTGTTCCTCAGAGAAAAACAAAACCAAGAACATACAGATACTGGAGAGGTAGAAGATATTCATGAAAGTTATAATAGCTGGTGGTGGCACAGGTGGACATCTTTTTCCTGGATTAGCTCTTGCAGACTGTATTAGTCAGAGATATCCTGAAGCAAAGATTCTTTTTGTAGGAACACAAAAAGGACTGGAAGCAAAGATTATTCCTAAAACAAAATATGAGTTGAAATTTATATCAATTCAAGGATTTATTGGAAAGTCTGCAGGACAGAAAATTAAGACTTTAATTAGTCTACTCAGATCAATGAATGAGTCAAAAAGTATAATAAACTCTTTTTCTCCTGATGTTATTTTTGGTGTAGGTGGATATGCTTCATTTCCTGTTGTTTTAACAGCCTCTTTCAGAAGAATTCCTACGATTATTCTTGAACAGAATACTGTTCCAGGACTTGCAAATAAAATACTTGGAAGATTCGTTTCAGCAATTGCCATAACCTATCCTGAAACAATGGATTACTTTCCAAAACAAAAGGTTTATCTTACAGGGACACCAATCAGAAAAGAAATCTTACAGGCAGATACAGAAAAAGCAAAAAGGCTTTTCAGCTTAGAAGATGGAAAAATTACTATACTTGTTTTTGGAGGAAGTCTTGGGGCAAGAAAAATAAATAAAGCCATGACAGAAGCTCTTCCATACTTGCTCTCTATTAAAGATAGGATTCAGATTATTCATCAGACAGGTGAGCATGATTATAACTGGGTTTCTACTGAGTATAGAAATTTTCAATTTAAAGCAACAATTTTGCCATTTATATATGAAATGGCAGAAGCTTACAGTGTGGCAGATTTAGTGATTTCAAGGGCAGGAGCTTCTACTTTAGCAGAGATTACAGCTATTGGTAAAGCATCAATCTTAATTCCCTATCCCTATGCTGCATATAATCATCAGGAAATAAACGCTCGCAGACTTCTCAGTCGCGGAGCCTGTGAACTTATTCTTGACAGAGACCTCAGTGGACAGAGTCTTGCAAAAAAGATTATTGAGGTTTTAAATAATCCAGACATTATAAAGGATATGCAAAGAGCAAGCATTGCCTTTGGGAAACCAAAAGCAGGAGAAAAAATCGTAGAAATTGCTGAAAGTTTGATGAGGAGGAAAGATGTATCAGTATAAAAAAATTCACTTTGTTGGTATTGGCGGGATTGGAATGAGTGGTATTGCAGAAGTTCTTCACAATATGGGGTATACTGTAACAGGCTCTGATATAAGAGAGTCTGATACGGTGAGAAGATTAAGAAGTATGGGATTAAAAATATTTATTGGACATAATAAAGATAATATTGATGAAAGTGATGTGGTTGTATTTTCTTCTGCAGTAAAGCCTGATAATCCAGAAATTATAAAGGCAAAGCAACTTGGTATTCCTGTTATTCCAAGAGCTGAGATGCTTGCTGAGCTTTGCAGGCTAAAATACTCTATTCTGGTTGCAGGGGCTCATGGAAAAACAACCACTACATCCCTGATTGCAACTGTTTTAAATGATGCAGGATTTGATCCTACAGTTGTGGTAGGAGGAAAGCTAAAGTCAATTGGAAGTAATGCAAAGCTTGGCAGTGGTGAGTTTTTAGTTGCTGAGGCCGATGAAAGTGATGGAAGTTTTTTAAAGCTCAATCCTGCTATTTCTGTTATAACAAACATTGATAGAGAACATCTTGATTATTTCAAAAATCTTAGAAGAATTAAAAAAGCCTTTCTTGAATTTGCAAATAAAGTTCCCTTTTATGGTCTTTCAATTCTCTGTGGAGAATGCAGGCACATAAGAGATTTGATTCCTCATTTGACAAGAAGATATGTAACATACGGATTTGATAGCAATTTTGATTTTTATGCAAAAAATATTGAGTATTTACTTCCAAAGGTTTCCTTTGAAGCATTTTATAAAGATAAATCTCTTGGAAGATTTACTATTACTGTTTTAGGAAAGCATAATGTTTTGAATGCTCTGGCAACTATAGTGGTGGCAAAAGAACTGTCTATACCCTTAGAAAAAGTTAGGGAGTCCTTAGAAAACTTTAAAGGAATTGGCAGAAGATTTGAATTTAAGGGAGAAAAAAGAGGTATAAAGTTTTACGATGACTATGGACATCATCCTACAGAGATAAAAGCAGTGCTTAAAACAGCTTTATGGTTGAAACCAGAGAGACTTTGTGTAGTTTTTCAACCTCACAGATATACAAGAACAAGAGATCTGATGGAACATTTCATAAAAGTATTTAAGAGCACTTTAAGAAGCACTGATGTTTTATTTCTTATGGATATATATCCTGCCAGTGAGCTACCGATTGAAGGTGTAACTGGAGAGATTTTGTATGAAAAACTTAAGACAGCTGGTGTTAATGTTAGGTTTAATCCCGACAAAGAAGAAATTAAAAATGATATTTTGAGAGAGTTAAAAGAAGGGGATATTGTTTTCACAATTGGAGCAGGAGATGTTTATAAAATTGGCGAAACTCTTTTAGAGAGACTATGAAAAATATAGAGATTTTCTGTAAAGAAAAAGGGATTATTTATAGAAAAAATGAGCCTCTTGCTGAATATACAACGCTCAGAATAGGAGGATTGGCAGATTTATTGATATTTTTGGAAGAAGATATTATTCAGGAATTGATGGAGGTAATAAAAAACGAAGGATTAGCCTACTATATTATAGGAGGAGGTAGTAACTTACTTGTAAGTGATAATGGATTTAGAGGAGTGATCATCAATACAAAGAGAATGAACAGAATAGAGATGAAATTTTCTAAGATTAAGGTTTCAGCAGGTGTGAGACTTCAAAGGCTTATTGCTTTTTGTTTAAAGAAAAATCTATCTGGCATGGAGGGTCTTATTGGTATTCCTGGAACTGTTGGTGGTGCAATAAGAGGTAATGCAGGCTCTTTTGGATATGAAATTAAAGATGCTCTTGAAGAAGTGGAAGTTATTAATGATAGTTTGGAAACTAAAGTTATGAAAAAGCAAGATATCAATTTTAAATACAGGAGTTCAGGACTGCCTGATTCTTGGATTATTAAATCTGCCGTATTCGGTTTGGTAGAGGGAAGTAATGAAAATTTTAAAAAAATGAGGGATTTTTTGATGAGGAAAAGGCAGACTCAACCTCTCAGAGAAAAATCAGCAGGTTGTGTATTTAAAAATCCTGAAGGATACTCGGCAGGTGCTTTAATAGATAAGGCAGGATTAAAAGGAATGAGAGTTGGAGATATAATGATAAGTCCCGTTCATGCTAATTATTTTATTAATGCTGGCAGGGGCAAATCGGCTGATTTTTTAAAGCTTATGGATATTGTAAGAGAAAAAGTGTTCAAACTTTTTTCTATTGAGTTAGAGCCTGAGATAAAAATTTTGAACCCTGAATTTTGAACTTTGAATTTTGAATTATTAATTGCCCGAAGGGCATTTGAATAACCCGAAGGGTCTTAGGAGGCATTTATGAAGGTTGGTGTAATAGCAGGAGGTATATCATCAGAGAGAGAGGTATCTCTTAGAAGTGGTCAGGCAGTATTTAATGCTTTAAAGGAACTTGGATTTAATGTGGTATTTATAGATGCAGGAAATGACCTCTGTGAAAAGATAAAAGAGGAAAAAATTGATGTTGCTTTTCTAGTGCTTCATGGTGGTTGGGGAGAAAATGGTGGAATTCAGGGAATGCTTGAAGTTATGGGAATTCCCTATACAGGTTCAGATGTTCTTGCTTCAGCTATAGCAATGGATAAGGAAGTAACAAAGAAAGTTTTTATCTATCACAATATTCCCGTGCCTCCTTTTAAAGTAATTCATAAAAGAGATTATTTAACCTCAAACTTCAACCTTGAATCTATTGGTTTTCCATGTGTTGTAAAACCTGCTCACGAAGGTTCTTCAGTGGGAGTAAATATTGTAAAAGATGAAAAACAGTTGAATGAAGCTCTTAATAATGCTTTCTCATATGGAAATAGAGTAATTGTTGAAAAATACATTGAAGGGAAAGAGATTCACATTGGAGTGCTTGAAAACAGAGCTCTTGGAGGAGTTGAGGTAAGACCTAAAAAGGGCTTTTATAGCTATGAAGCAAAATATACAAAGGGTATGACTGATTATATACTTCCTCCAGAGATAGATGATAATCTTTATGAAAAACTTAAGGAACTTGGACTTAAAGCTCATCAGGCACTTGGATGTAAGGGTGCTACAAGAGTTGATATGATCGTTGATTATGCAGGTAATGCTTATGTACTTGAAGTAAATACAATACCTGGAATGACAGAGACTTCCCTTTTGCCCAAAATAGCATCTCTTGCTGGTTATGATTTTAAAACTCTTGTTAAAGAGATTCTGGAACTTGCATTAAAAGATGAAAAGTAAAAAGTGGATAATTTTCACCATAGCTTTTTTTGTTTTAGTGTTATTGTTTTTAGTCCTTAAGGGATTTACTGTAAAGAATATCGTGATAATTGGAAACAAACATCTTACTGAAAAAGAGATCAGAGCAGTTATAGCTATCAAGGAGGGAAGTTCAATAATTTATCCATCTTCAAAGACTTTATATGAGAGATTGAAAAAAATAGCATGGATAAAGGATGCGATAATAAGAAAGGACTTGAATGGTACTGTTACTATCTACATAAAAGAATCTTCTCCAGTTGCTATTGCTATATTTAATGATAAAGCCTATCTGATTGATTACGAAGCTCAAGTTCTTGAGGATTTTACTCAACAGATTCAGGTATCAGAAAATCAAAAGCCTTTATTTTTGCCCTTAATAAAAAATATTGACCCCTTTAAAAACAGGGAAACTCTTGAAGAAGCTGTTAAATTATTGAATTTCATTCATAATAAAGGTTTTGTAAAACCTGAAGAAGAGATAATCATATCAGGTAGTAATCCTGAGAGTCTTACTCTTCATATTAATGATTTTCCAATTATCGTTGGTAAAGGAGACTTTGAGACAAAGTTTGCTAAATATCTTGTCGTTAACTCGGAAATTGAAAAAAGAGGTTTAAAGGTGCAATACATTGATTTAAGATTTCCTGACAAAGTAATAGTAAAACCAGTGCAGCAGGATTTGAAATATGAGTGAGATTTTAGTAATTGATATAGGAACAACAAAAATTGCTCTTGCCCTTGCAAGAATTGTAGGCGGAAGACTTGAAATTGGTTTTATAAGAAGTTATCCCTCTGCTGGTTTAAAAAAAGGTAAGATAGTTGACATGGAGGCAATGATTAGTTCTATTAAGAGAGCTTTACAGGATATACAAAGTAACATGGGGTTAAAGGTAAGAAAAGCTTATGTTTGTGCATCAGGAAGTGACACAAGAGGTATGTACAGTGATGCAGCAATCAAAGTAAAAAAAAGAGAAATAACAGAGCAGGATGTTGATTTGGCAATTGAAGCAGCAACTGCTATGAAAATTCCCTCTGATGTTCAGGCAGTTCATATTTTACCTGTTGAGTTCATCGTAGATGGAGTAAATGGAATAAAAGATCCTGTGGGAATGAAAGCATTAAGACTTGAAGCTAAAGTATACATCATAACAGCTTCATCCTCTCATATTCAAAATCTTGTTACCTGTTGCAATAAGGCAGGTATTGATGTTGAAGAGATTGTTTTACAGAACATAGCTTCATCTGAAGCTATTCTTACAGAACATGATAGAGAAGTCGGAACTTTAGTTGTTGATATTGGCGGAGGCAGTACTGATATTGCAATATTTTACGATGGCTATTTAAGACATATTGCCACATACGGAATTGGAGGGAATCACATTACAAACGATTTAGCAATAGGTTTAAAAATACCATTTAAAGAAGCAGAGAGAATAAAAACTCAATTTGGAGTTGCAATACCTGATATAAGTTTTGGTAGTTTGAAATTTAATGGAAATCAACATGAGATAGAAATTGTTGGATTGGATAAACAAACTATTAAAATTCCATTTAATGTAATAAAAGAAATAGTTTATGCACGATGCGAGGAAATATTGGAAATCATTAAAAAAGAGGTTGATTTAATCTCTGAGGATATTTCTATATCTTCCGCAGTGTTTACAGGTGGAACAGCTCTTATGCAGGGTTTTGTTTCTCTGGCTGAGGGATTTTTATCAATGCCTGTTAGAGTGGGAAAGCCAGATGCAGGAATTATAGCAATGGCTAATGAACTTGGTTTAAATGAAAATCCTGCTGGATATGAAGAATTAGAAGAGATTTACAATCC
The nucleotide sequence above comes from Thermodesulfovibrio aggregans. Encoded proteins:
- the ftsW gene encoding putative lipid II flippase FtsW, producing the protein MKKNSIDKTLIVIVILLIVIGLIAVYSSTSVLSSIKAKYADKGGMIYLQRQLFTLIVGFFFMILFIFLSPEKLRKLVFPLLIISFLMLLAVFTSLGVTAGGARRWIRLWPSSFQPSELVKLAMVFFLAWYMSRESYNKDSIKHFIIPIALMGIFQLIFLKQPDFGAAMTLGIITFVMLFIGGVRLHYLLATSLLAIPVVIYLAREPYRWKRITSFLDPWADPQGSGFQLVQSLIALGSGGLTGQGLGEGKQKLAFLPEIHTDFIFAHIGEEMGFIGAVSVVILFFLICVRGFSIATRQSEPFNYFLALGITIMISIQALINFAVVTGMAPTKGLPLPFISYGGSSLVVNLMGVGILLNLSRYSSTVSVPEVVPQRKTKPRTYRYWRGRRYS
- the murC gene encoding UDP-N-acetylmuramate--L-alanine ligase — translated: MYQYKKIHFVGIGGIGMSGIAEVLHNMGYTVTGSDIRESDTVRRLRSMGLKIFIGHNKDNIDESDVVVFSSAVKPDNPEIIKAKQLGIPVIPRAEMLAELCRLKYSILVAGAHGKTTTTSLIATVLNDAGFDPTVVVGGKLKSIGSNAKLGSGEFLVAEADESDGSFLKLNPAISVITNIDREHLDYFKNLRRIKKAFLEFANKVPFYGLSILCGECRHIRDLIPHLTRRYVTYGFDSNFDFYAKNIEYLLPKVSFEAFYKDKSLGRFTITVLGKHNVLNALATIVVAKELSIPLEKVRESLENFKGIGRRFEFKGEKRGIKFYDDYGHHPTEIKAVLKTALWLKPERLCVVFQPHRYTRTRDLMEHFIKVFKSTLRSTDVLFLMDIYPASELPIEGVTGEILYEKLKTAGVNVRFNPDKEEIKNDILRELKEGDIVFTIGAGDVYKIGETLLERL
- the murB gene encoding UDP-N-acetylmuramate dehydrogenase, encoding MKNIEIFCKEKGIIYRKNEPLAEYTTLRIGGLADLLIFLEEDIIQELMEVIKNEGLAYYIIGGGSNLLVSDNGFRGVIINTKRMNRIEMKFSKIKVSAGVRLQRLIAFCLKKNLSGMEGLIGIPGTVGGAIRGNAGSFGYEIKDALEEVEVINDSLETKVMKKQDINFKYRSSGLPDSWIIKSAVFGLVEGSNENFKKMRDFLMRKRQTQPLREKSAGCVFKNPEGYSAGALIDKAGLKGMRVGDIMISPVHANYFINAGRGKSADFLKLMDIVREKVFKLFSIELEPEIKILNPEF
- the ftsA gene encoding cell division protein FtsA; translation: MSEILVIDIGTTKIALALARIVGGRLEIGFIRSYPSAGLKKGKIVDMEAMISSIKRALQDIQSNMGLKVRKAYVCASGSDTRGMYSDAAIKVKKREITEQDVDLAIEAATAMKIPSDVQAVHILPVEFIVDGVNGIKDPVGMKALRLEAKVYIITASSSHIQNLVTCCNKAGIDVEEIVLQNIASSEAILTEHDREVGTLVVDIGGGSTDIAIFYDGYLRHIATYGIGGNHITNDLAIGLKIPFKEAERIKTQFGVAIPDISFGSLKFNGNQHEIEIVGLDKQTIKIPFNVIKEIVYARCEEILEIIKKEVDLISEDISISSAVFTGGTALMQGFVSLAEGFLSMPVRVGKPDAGIIAMANELGLNENPAGYEELEEIYNPQFSSTIGTIIYAIRTGTLNESSTGIEKVFDKIATWFERKIKKIT
- a CDS encoding D-alanine--D-alanine ligase codes for the protein MKVGVIAGGISSEREVSLRSGQAVFNALKELGFNVVFIDAGNDLCEKIKEEKIDVAFLVLHGGWGENGGIQGMLEVMGIPYTGSDVLASAIAMDKEVTKKVFIYHNIPVPPFKVIHKRDYLTSNFNLESIGFPCVVKPAHEGSSVGVNIVKDEKQLNEALNNAFSYGNRVIVEKYIEGKEIHIGVLENRALGGVEVRPKKGFYSYEAKYTKGMTDYILPPEIDDNLYEKLKELGLKAHQALGCKGATRVDMIVDYAGNAYVLEVNTIPGMTETSLLPKIASLAGYDFKTLVKEILELALKDEK
- the murG gene encoding undecaprenyldiphospho-muramoylpentapeptide beta-N-acetylglucosaminyltransferase encodes the protein MKVIIAGGGTGGHLFPGLALADCISQRYPEAKILFVGTQKGLEAKIIPKTKYELKFISIQGFIGKSAGQKIKTLISLLRSMNESKSIINSFSPDVIFGVGGYASFPVVLTASFRRIPTIILEQNTVPGLANKILGRFVSAIAITYPETMDYFPKQKVYLTGTPIRKEILQADTEKAKRLFSLEDGKITILVFGGSLGARKINKAMTEALPYLLSIKDRIQIIHQTGEHDYNWVSTEYRNFQFKATILPFIYEMAEAYSVADLVISRAGASTLAEITAIGKASILIPYPYAAYNHQEINARRLLSRGACELILDRDLSGQSLAKKIIEVLNNPDIIKDMQRASIAFGKPKAGEKIVEIAESLMRRKDVSV
- a CDS encoding cell division protein FtsQ/DivIB — protein: MKSKKWIIFTIAFFVLVLLFLVLKGFTVKNIVIIGNKHLTEKEIRAVIAIKEGSSIIYPSSKTLYERLKKIAWIKDAIIRKDLNGTVTIYIKESSPVAIAIFNDKAYLIDYEAQVLEDFTQQIQVSENQKPLFLPLIKNIDPFKNRETLEEAVKLLNFIHNKGFVKPEEEIIISGSNPESLTLHINDFPIIVGKGDFETKFAKYLVVNSEIEKRGLKVQYIDLRFPDKVIVKPVQQDLKYE
- the murD gene encoding UDP-N-acetylmuramoyl-L-alanine--D-glutamate ligase, yielding MQRLIKELSEVKNKNIAIVGLGKSGLAVAHLLSYLGAELVINDKKREEEILDDLASIRGSIKRVAGGGHPPDVLEGVDFVVVSPGVPLNTPSIVSAIYKGIPVIGDIEISWQILNLIKPDVKIIGITGSNGKSTTSTLVYEFLKKDGKKVCLSGNIGYPMADAVFRVLNKEVDFDYFVLELSSFQLEGIKSFKPDFAAILNITPDHMDRYSGMREYIEAKAKIFQNHDKDSYLILNMDDKNTVSVIEYLRGVYLRKGRLPHILYFSRYQKVYGAYLIDNQVRFNPREEFPESVFSEMEKTVLSVDTFRIKGVHNIENIMAASLLALCAGCKGESIKEVVKEFPGLPHRMEYVREIDGVLYVNDSKGTNVDAVVKSLESFPGNVILIAGGRDKDGDFTRLREIVKEKVKSLVLIGEAKEKIANALGDLVPYYFEKDMRSAVLKAKEIAEPNDIVLLSPGCASFDMFKNFEHRGEVFKEIVKSL
- a CDS encoding D-alanyl-D-alanine carboxypeptidase family protein, which gives rise to MKIKSKKLGFIIFIFIFCLFVSNSYSQTNEINAPSAVAVDAQTGRILYGKNPHLKLPPASTTKLVTAMVALEHLDPEKKVTISKKAAKTQSVSPRLMEGEVYTVRDLIYLALMRSVNSAAVALAEASAGSEQDFVKLMNIKVQKIGAKDTKFINASGLPGKGQYTTVYDLTKIISHALAYPLIKEAVNTRVYLVRSQDGKEHFIQNTNHLLWSEDNMIGGKTGYTRSAKHCFVSANRVNGRVIYTAILGDSNRENLWRDTQQLIAQAEDVLTGKQEPVVKLSSESVVPVSYKSKQKLTKKAKTTKLKKTSKKVTKNAKANKRTI